From one Solanum stenotomum isolate F172 chromosome 12, ASM1918654v1, whole genome shotgun sequence genomic stretch:
- the LOC125848502 gene encoding pentatricopeptide repeat-containing protein At5g39980, chloroplastic: MSSLLFSPSSSSNYCFPFSQPYRITILFHYTRRKPLRTDFLLLSLSATSSTKDVWRKTTPPFSPSQHRPYRRNPQSNSFLDHSVDMDDLLSSIGQTTNEHELFALMSPYKGRNLSMRFMVTLLSRESDWQRSLALLDWINEVALYTPSVFAYNVALRNVLREKQWQLAYGLFDEMRQRALSPDRYTYSTLITYFGKEGLFDDALSWLQKMEQDHVSGDLVLYCNLIELSRKLCDYTKAISIFSRLKTSGITPDLVAYNTMINVFGKAKLFREAQLLVKEMRSVGVFPDTVSYSTLLTMYVENQKFLEALSVFSEMNEVKCPLDLTTCNIMIDVYGQLDMAKEADRLFWSMRKMGIEPNVVSYNTLLRVYGEAELFGEAIHLFRLMQRKNIEQNVVTYNTMIKIYGKTLEHEKANNLIQEMQKIGIEPNAITYSTIISIWGKVGKLDRAAMLFQKLRSSGVEIDQVLYQTMIVAYERAGLVAHAKRLLHELKRPDNIPRETAITILAGSGRIEEATWVFRQAFDAGELKDIAVFECMIELYSRNRKYTNLIEVFEKMRGAGYFPNSDVIALVLNAYGKLQEFEKADMVYKEMHEEGCVFSDEVHFQMLSLYGARRNYEMVETLYKMLDSDPNVNKKELHLVVAGIYEKANRVNDASRIVNRMTYRGAM, from the coding sequence ATGTCCTCTCTTTTGTTctccccttcttcttcttctaattacTGCTTTCCATTTTCTCAACCATATCGAATCACTATCCTCTTTCATTACACCAGACGTAAACCACTTCGAACCGATTTCCTTCTCCTTTCTCTCTCCGCTACTTCATCCACAAAAGATGTCTGGAGAAAGACGACGCCGCCGTTTTCGCCTTCCCAACACCGGCCTTACCGCCGGAATCCACAGTCAAACTCGTTCTTGGACCACAGCGTCGACATGGATGATTTGTTGTCTTCAATCGGACAGACCACTAATGAGCACGAACTGTTTGCATTAATGTCGCCTTACAAAGGTAGAAATCTTTCGATGCGGTTCATGGTCACGCTACTCTCACGTGAGTCTGATTGGCAGCGCTCGCTTGCTTTGCTTGATTGGATTAATGAAGTAGCTCTTTACACTCCCTCTGTATTTGCGTACAATGTGGCATTGCGTAATGTACTACGGGAGAAGCAGTGGCAGCTTGCATATGGGCTGTTTGATGAAATGCGTCAAAGAGCTTTGTCACCTGATAGGTATACTTACTCCACTCTCATTACCTATTTTGGAAAAGAGGGTTTGTTTGATGATGCTTTATCTTGGCTTCAGAAAATGGAACAGGATCATGTGTCTGGTGATCTTGTTCTGTACTGTAATTTGATAGAATTGTCAAGAAAGCTGTGTGATTATACTAAGGcgatttctattttttctagaCTGAAAACATCAGGGATTACTCCTGATCTTGTTGCTTACAATACTATGATTAATGTTTTTGGAAAAGCAAAGCTTTTTCGCGAAGCTCAATTGTTGGTCAAAGAGATGAGGTCAGTAGGTGTTTTTCCGGATACAGTGAGTTACTCAACTCTCTTGACTATGTATGTCGAGAACCAAAAGTTTTTGGAGGCTCTATCTGTTTTCTCCGAGATGAATGAGGTGAAGTGCCCTCTTGATCTCACAACTTGTAATATAATGATTGATGTTTATGGACAGCTTGATATGGCCAAGGAAGCAGATAGATTGTTTTGGAGTATGAGGAAAATGGGAATTGAACCAAATGTTGTCAGCTACAATACTCTTCTGAGGGTTTATGGTGAGGCTGAGCTTTTCGGGGAAGCTATACATTTGTTTAGGTTGATGCAGAGGAAAAATATTGAACAAAATGTTGTCACTTACAACACCATGATTAAGATTTATGGAAAGACACTAGAGCATGAGAAAGCCAACAATCTTATTcaggaaatgcagaaaatagGAATTGAGCCCAATGCTATTACCTACTCGACCATAATATCTATATGGGGTAAAGTGGGAAAACTAGATCGAGCTGCTATGTTATTCCAAAAACTGAGGAGTTCTGGAGTTGAAATTGATCAAGTTCTATACCAGACAATGATTGTAGCATATGAGAGAGCTGGTTTGGTTGCACATGCTAAACGTTTGTTGCATGAGTTGAAGCGCCCTGACAATATTCCTAGAGAAACTGCAATAACAATTCTTGCTGGATCTGGACGAATAGAGGAAGCTACATGGGTGTTCAGACAAGCTTTTGATGCTGGAGAATTGAAGGATATTGCAGTTTTTGAGTGTATGATAGAGTTATATTCCAGAAATAGGAAGTACACCAATCTCATTGAGGTATTCGAGAAGATGAGAGGAGCAGGATATTTTCCTAATTCAGATGTGATTGCTCTAGTCCTTAATGCTTATGGGAAGCTGCAGGAGTTTGAAAAGGCAGACATGGTATATAAAGAGATGCATGAAGAGGGATGTGTTTTCTCTGATGAAGTTCACTTTCAAATGCTTAGTCTTTATGGCGCTAGAAGGAATTACGAGATGGTTGAGACACTCTATAAGATGCTGGACTCTGATCCTAATGTTAACAAGAAAGAGTTGCATCTTGTTGTTGCTGGCATTTATGAAAAAGCAAACAGAGTGAATGATGCATCTCGAATTGTAAATCGGATGACTTATAGAGGAGCTATGTGA
- the LOC125847790 gene encoding beta-glucuronosyltransferase GlcAT14B: MKKLKTYYLHLRHPTTIERKWIFPLAIGSIVSLFLLFLTTLTSPDGTPLLPLYRYYSSYSAANVFVESKLKPLPISTVPPPPRFAYLVSGSAGDGNMLKRTLQALYHPNNQYVVHLDAESSPEERLDLHNFVTNHPIFIQFKNVRMITKANLVTYRGPTMVANTLHAAAILLKEAGEWDWFINLSASDYPLVTQDDLLHTFSYLPRDLNFIDHTSKIGWKEFQRAKPIIVDPGLYATKKADVFWITQRRSVPTAFKLFTGSAWMVLSRSFIDFCIWGWDNLPRTVLMYYANFISSPEGYFHTVICNAQEFRNTTVNSDLHYISWDNPPKQHPHYLTVEDMQKMVDSNAPFARKFHREDPVLDKIDSDLLFRGKDRLVPGGWCIGSRKNGTDPCSVAGNITALKPTSGAKRLEKLIGSLLSNDNFRPKQCI, translated from the exons atgaagaagttgaaaacCTATTATCTGCACCTTAGACACCCAACAACAATCGAGAGGAAGTGGATCTTTCCACTTGCTATAGGTTCCATTGTTTCCCTTTTTCTCTTGTTTCTAACAACCCTAACCTCACCAGATGGAACTCCTCTTTTGCCCCTTTACCGTTACTATTCATCCTATTCCGCAGCTAATGTATTTGTTGAATCAAAGCTTAAACCTTTACCTATCTCCACTGTTCCTCCACCCCCTCGCTTTGCCTACCTGGTTTCAGGTTCTGCCGGCGATGGCAACATGCTGAAGCGAACCCTTCAAGCTCTTTATCACCCAAACAATCAGTACGTAGTGCATCTCGATGCTGAATCTTCACCTGAGGAACGTCTCGATCTGCATAACTTTGTTACCAATCACCCAATTTTTATCCAATTCAAGAATGTTCGGATGATTACTAAAGCTAATCTGGTGACCTACCGGGGTCCTACTATGGTTGCTAATACCCTTCACGCCGCTGCTATTTTGCTCAAGGAAGCTGGGGAATGGGATTGGTTCATTAATCTCAGCGCCTCTGATTACCCACTTGTTACTCAAGATG ATCTGCTTCATACATTTTCGTATTTGCCCCGGGATCTTAACTTCATTGATCATACAAGCAAAATTGGATGGAAAGA GTTCCAAAGGGCAAAGCCAATTATCGTTGATCCGGGATTGTATGCGACTAAAAAGGCAGATGTTTTCTGGATTACACAGAGAAGAAGTGTGCCAACAGCTTTTAAGCTTTTTACTG GGTCTGCTTGGATGGTCCTTTCTCGCTCTTTCATTGACTTCTGCATATGGGGATGGGACAACTTGCCCAGGACTGTTCTTATGTACTACGCAAATTTCATCTCCTCTCCAGAAGGCTATTTCCATACTGTCATCTGTAACGCTCAGGAGTTCCGCAATACCACAGTAAACAGTGATCTTCACTACATATCATGGGATAACCCTCCAAAGCAGCACCCTCATTACCTTACAGTTGAAGACATGCAAAAGATGGTCGACAGTAATGCTCCTTTTGCTAGAAAGTTCCATAGGGAGGATCCCGTGCTTGACAAAATTGACTCTGACCTCCTATTTCGAGGTAAAGACAGGCTTGTTCCTGGTGGGTGGTGCATTGGAAGTCGGAAGAATGGGACAGATCCTTGCTCTGTCGCAGGTAATATCACCGCCCTCAAACCCACTTCAGGGGCAAAGAGGTTGGAGAAGTTGATAGGATCTCTTTTGTCAAATGATAACTTCCGACCCAAACAGTGCATATAG
- the LOC125848406 gene encoding AAA-ATPase At3g28600-like, which translates to MTTSLTELGSKFAGLMFIWATIQQSFPYALSKRFDYLWRRVENYFYPYVQITIDEFSNGKRNEIYSHINSYLGTKSIKKDAKLLKVEKSKNSKSFAVSLDEGEEITDEFQGAKFSWRNYSVKLSDDSSGHRSSRSNSVPMEKKSYRLTFNQRDREIVTGKYLNHITEEGKAIQFLNRKQKIYSNNCSEDWYWYGKGMWRDINFEHPATFDTLAMDPKKKAEIINDLIAFSKGKDYYSKVGKAWKRGYLLYGPPGTGKSTMIAAIANYLNYDIYDLELTSVKDNSGLKKLLMETTSKSIIVIEDIDCSIDLTGKRKKKKKKEKETTSEDQEEDSDSSTEKEKESTENKETGKLTLSGLLNFIDGIWSACGQERIIIFTTNHKEKLDPALIRRGRMDMHIEMSYCRYEAFKVLAKNYLNLETHTLFQQIQGLLEEVAMSPCDVAEHLMLKNASGGPQICLDNLIQALIEAKKKKANKDSKESKEKTKQNSMKIKKFSAKFLRSFGSVQKLLK; encoded by the exons aTGACAACATCATTGACTGAATTAGGGTCCAAGTTTGCTGGACTGATGTTCATTTGGGCCACAATTCAGCAATCCTTTCCCTATGCACTCAGCAAGCGCTTCGATTACTTATGGCGCAGAGTAGAAAATTACTTCTACCCTTACGTACAAATTACCATTGATGAATTCTCAAATGGTAAAAGAAACGAAATCTACAGTCATATCAACTCTTATTTAGGTACTAAGTCCATCAAAAAGGATGCTAAGTTGCTCAAAGTTGAAAAGTCTAAGAACAGCAAGTCTTTTGCTGTTAGCTTGGATGAAGGAGAAGAAATAACTGATGAATTTCAAGGTGCTAAATTCAGTTGGCGCAATTACTCTGTAAAATTGTCCGATGATTCTTCAGGTCATCGGTCTAGCCGGTCTAATTCTGTTCCAATGGAAAAGAAAAGTTATAGATTAACTTTCAATCAGCGAGACAGAGAAATTGTTACCGGAAAATACTTGAACCATATCACGGAAGAAGGCAAGGCGATTCAGTTCCTAAACAGGAAACAAAAGATTTACTCAAACAATTGTAGTGAGGATTGGTATTGGTATGGTAAAGGTATGTGGAGAGACATCAATTTTGAGCACCCTGCAACATTTGATACTCTGGCTATGGATCCTAAGAAGAAAGCGGAAATAATCAACGATCTCATTGCGTTCAGCAAGGGGAAGGATTATTATTCCAAAGTTGGAAAGGCGTGGAAGCGCGGTTATCTTCTTTATGGTCCACCAGGAACTGGAAAATCAACTATGATTGCAGCTATTGCgaattacttgaattatgatatttatgATCTTGAGCTCACCTCTGTTAAGGATAACTCTGGGCTTAAGAAATTGCTCATGGAAACAACGAGCAAGTCCATCATCGTCATTGAAGATATTGATTGTTCTATCGATCTCACCggcaagagaaagaagaaaaagaaaaaggaaaaggaaacaACTAGTGAAGATCAGGAAGAAGATTCGGACTCCtcaacagaaaaagaaaaagaaagtacgGAAAACAAGGAAACAG GCAAACTCACACTTTCCGGGCTGTTGAATTTCATCGATGGAATATGGTCAGCTTGTGGTCAAGAAAGGATTATTATATTTACGACAAATCACAAGGAAAAACTTGATCCAGCTCTAATACGACGAGGACGTATGGATATGCACATTGAGATGTCTTATTGCAGATATGAAGCATTCAAAGTGTTGGCTAAGAATTACTTGAATTTGGAAACACACACTTTGTTTCAACAGATTCAAGGTTTACTCGAGGAAGTAGCTATGAGTCCTTGTGATGTGGCTGAGCACTTGATGCTTAAGAATGCTTCTGGAGGGCCTCAAATTTGCTTGGATAACTTAATTCAAGCTTTGATAGAGgccaagaagaagaaggcaaaTAAAGATTCAAAAGAATCCAAGGAAAAAACTAAGCAGAATTCCATGAAAATTAAGAAGTTCTCAGCAAAATTTCTCAGAAGTTTTGGCAGCGTACAAAAGTTGCTCAAATGA
- the LOC125848404 gene encoding AAA-ATPase At3g28510-like has translation MVDTLTELCSKLAGLMFILGTIQQLVPRSFYERIKTLWHRIENYFYPYVQITIDEYSNDKRNEVYSLIKVYLGTKSTNDAKYLKAEMFKKSKSLAVSLDEGEEVIDEFHGVKLKWNSYKETFTDNSPRGRSQLPIEKKCYTLTFNKKNQDMVTGQYLTHVMEEGKAIEFKNKKQKIYSNEEGEWYWYGKGMWRHINFEHPATFDTLAMDPTKKEEIINDLVAFSKGKDYYSKVGKAWKRGYLLYGPPGTGKSTMIAAIANFLNYDIYDLELTSVKDNSGLKKLLMETTSKSIIVIEDVDCSIDLTGKRKKKKKKETTNEDEEEDSDSTTEKKSDKKESGKLTLSGLLNFIDGIWSACGQERIIIFTTNHVDKLDPALIRRGRMDMHIEMSYCRYEAFKVLAKNYLGIETHPLFQEIQRLLEEVDVSPCDVAENLMPKNASGKPEICLENLIKVMKKAKRKASLNSQKNTNSSTKLVKTYGRFKKLFE, from the exons ATGGTAGATACATTGACTGAATTATGCTCCAAGCTTGCTGGACTGATGTTCATTTTGGGCACAATTCAGCAACTTGTCCCTCGTTCTTTCTACGAGCGCATCAAAACATTGTGGCATCGAATCGAAAATTATTTCTACCCTTATGTCCAAATTACCATCGATGAATATTCCaatgataaaagaaatgaaGTCTACTCTCTTATCAAAGTTTATTTAGGTACTAAGTCCACTAATGATGCAAAGTATCTTAAAGCTGAAATGTTCAAGAAGAGCAAGTCTTTAGCTGTTAGCTTGGACGAAGGAGAAGAGGTAATTGATGAATTCCATGGTGTCAAGCTTAAATGGAACTCTTACAAGGAAACATTCACTGATAATTCTCCCAGGGGACGTTCTCAACTTCCGATTGAAAAGAAATGTTACACGCTAACTTTcaataagaaaaatcaagatatgGTCACTGGACAATATTTGACACATGTGATGGAAGAAGGCAAGGCCATTGAGTTCAAGAACAAGAAGCAGAAGATCTACTCTAACGAAGAGGGGGAGTGGTATTGGTATGGTAAAG GTATGTGGAGGCACATCAATTTCGAGCACCCTGCAACATTTGATACTCTCGCTATGGATCCTACgaagaaggaagaaataatCAATGATCTCGTTGCTTTCAGCAAGGGGAAGGACTACTATTCCAAGGTTGGAAAGGCGTGGAAGCGCGGCTACCTTCTTTATGGTCCACCAGGGACTGGAAAATCAACTATGATTGCAGCTATTGCGAATTTCTTGAACTATGATATTTATGATCTTGAGCTCACCTCTGTTAAGGATAACTCAGGGCTTAAGAAATTGCTCATGGAAACAACAAGCAAGTCCATCATTGTCATTGAAGATGTTGATTGTTCTATCGATCTCACAggcaagagaaagaagaaaaagaaaaaggaaacaacGAATGAGGATGAGGAAGAGGATTCAGACTCGACTACAGAGAAAAAGAGCGACAAGAAGGAATCAGGCAAACTTACTCTTTCGGGGCTGCTGAATTTCATAGATGGAATATGGTCAGCTTGTGGTCAAGagagaattataatatttacaaCTAATCATGTGGACAAACTTGATCCAGCTTTGATACGTAGAGGACGGATGGATATGCACATTGAGATGTCGTATTGCAGATACGAAGCATTCAAAGTGTTGGCTAAGAATTACTTGGGAATTGAAACACATCCTCTGTTTCAAGAGATTCAACGTTTATTAGAGGAAGTAGACGTGAGCCCTTGTGATGTGGCTGAGAACTTGATGCCCAAAAATGCTTCAGGAAAGCCTGAGATTTGCTTGGAAAACTTAATCAAAGTTATGAAAAAGGCCAAGAGAAAGGCCAGCTTGAATTCCCAGAAGAACACaaactcctccacaaaactaGTCAAAACTTATGGCCGTTTCAAAAAACTGTTTGAATGA